The following proteins are co-located in the Coleofasciculus chthonoplastes PCC 7420 genome:
- a CDS encoding VWA domain-containing protein: MHLQPRPLITRLTAVLSLLLLSACNGSNTNPNNFSGLTIKFLAGSALGDFCNQAAENFNQQQPQLDNGTAIRLTCESMGSGDIVTSLVSQAEQLKNGTLEAESAELPTLISVDGEIYQSQLIYRMNQLFPGQNYIPEIPDSPLLANSPMVFMAQEDVATGLKNTANPFKALVTAETHQDIDPASPPLAVHYVHTAPTRSNSGLQTLVAQYAAVSGKRPEDLTAEDVKNYESQVQQIQSKITRYGVSTDSLAEAMVQNGPFWASVGSVYESSVIAANANPQPNQPRYQAVYPNATFTSNMRAIIPNAPWVSEEEKAAAEKVVTYLQSPEAQQIATELGLRPGTPGVALGPKFIPEFGVDPQAKYDSYRPPQPEVVEAMLTSWQEVAKKPSQVVVVVDTSGSMQGNKLPAVQNTLQNYINSLGSKDKIALIDFNDEISQPVLVEGTDAGRNRGLEFISGLQAYGGTKLYDAALYARNWLQDNPRPDAINAVLILTDGEDSGSQINLNQLEQELQQSGFNSDQRIAFFTIGYGKEGDFDPEALKAIADLNAGYYRKGDPETIATVMDDLQVEF, encoded by the coding sequence ATGCATCTGCAACCTCGCCCATTAATCACTCGCCTTACGGCTGTCCTCAGCCTTCTACTCCTCAGCGCTTGTAACGGGAGTAACACGAATCCAAACAATTTCAGTGGTCTCACCATTAAATTCCTAGCAGGTAGCGCCTTGGGAGACTTCTGCAACCAAGCGGCAGAAAACTTCAATCAACAACAGCCCCAACTTGATAATGGCACCGCCATCCGCCTAACTTGTGAATCGATGGGGAGTGGCGATATTGTTACTAGCTTGGTTTCTCAAGCCGAACAACTCAAAAATGGCACTCTGGAAGCCGAGTCTGCGGAATTGCCCACCTTGATTTCCGTTGATGGCGAGATTTATCAAAGTCAGTTAATCTACCGGATGAATCAGCTATTTCCCGGACAAAACTACATTCCAGAGATTCCCGACTCCCCCCTGCTGGCAAATAGTCCGATGGTCTTTATGGCACAGGAGGATGTTGCAACAGGATTGAAGAACACAGCTAATCCGTTCAAAGCCCTAGTCACGGCTGAAACCCATCAAGATATCGACCCTGCCAGTCCCCCCTTAGCCGTTCACTACGTCCATACCGCACCCACCCGTTCTAATTCTGGCTTACAAACCTTAGTCGCCCAATATGCGGCGGTTTCGGGGAAGCGTCCCGAAGATTTAACGGCGGAAGATGTTAAGAACTATGAATCCCAAGTTCAGCAAATCCAAAGCAAAATTACTCGGTATGGCGTTTCCACTGATTCTCTAGCGGAAGCCATGGTGCAAAATGGACCGTTTTGGGCATCTGTGGGTTCAGTTTATGAGTCTTCAGTGATTGCGGCAAATGCGAACCCCCAACCGAATCAACCCCGTTACCAAGCCGTTTATCCCAACGCCACCTTTACCTCAAATATGCGGGCGATTATCCCCAATGCGCCTTGGGTGAGTGAGGAAGAAAAAGCCGCCGCCGAGAAGGTTGTTACTTATTTACAATCGCCTGAAGCCCAACAAATTGCCACGGAACTGGGTTTGCGTCCGGGAACCCCAGGCGTCGCTTTAGGACCGAAGTTTATTCCAGAGTTTGGCGTTGATCCCCAAGCGAAATATGATTCCTATCGTCCCCCGCAACCCGAAGTTGTTGAGGCAATGTTAACCTCCTGGCAAGAGGTGGCAAAGAAACCCTCCCAGGTGGTTGTGGTAGTGGATACATCGGGTTCGATGCAAGGAAATAAATTACCTGCTGTACAGAATACACTGCAGAACTACATTAACAGCCTCGGATCTAAAGATAAGATTGCCCTGATTGATTTTAATGATGAAATTAGCCAACCTGTGTTGGTCGAGGGAACCGATGCCGGACGGAATCGTGGTTTGGAGTTTATTAGTGGTCTTCAAGCTTATGGAGGGACTAAACTCTATGATGCGGCACTTTATGCCCGTAACTGGTTACAAGACAATCCTCGCCCGGATGCGATTAATGCGGTGCTAATTCTCACCGATGGGGAAGATTCGGGGTCTCAGATTAATCTGAATCAACTAGAACAAGAATTGCAACAAAGTGGGTTTAATAGTGATCAGCGAATTGCATTTTTTACCATTGGTTATGGTAAGGAAGGTGATTTTGATCCGGAGGCGCTGAAGGCAATTGCTGACCTGAATGCAGGCTATTACCGTAAAGGAGATCCCGAAACGATTGCGACGGTTATGGATGATTTACAGGTTGAATTCTAA